ACCTGCGGGTGCTGGAGCGGCTAGAGGCGCAGCCTCCCCGCCTGGAACCCCGCGCCGAGGGCAACCAGGTCTGGCGCGGCGAACGTGACATAACCCCCGACCTCCACGCCACCCGGATAGATGCGGGCGTGAGCGCTTACGCCGCCTTGCCGGAGGTCCGGGCCTGGGTGGATGACCAGTTGCGGGGCCTGCCCAGGCCGTTCGTGGCCGAGGGCCGGGATATGGGCACCAACGTCTTCCCGCAGGCCGGGGCCAAGTTCTACCTGACCGCCAGCCCCCGTGTGCGGGCCGAGCGCCGCAGCAGCGAACGACCTGACGAACTGGACGCCATTGAAGCCGCCCTGATCGAACGTGACGCCCGCGATGCTGCCCAGAGCGCCCCCGCCGCCGATGCCCTGGTCATTGACACTGGGGAACTGAGCGCGCAGGAAGTCATCGACCTAATCGTGCGGGAAGTTGAGGGCAAAAGGCTGAAAACGGAAAACTGAACGCGAAGTGGGCTTTGACCCACTGGCATTCAGCTTTCCGCTCCTTTCGGTAAGTCACCACAGGCTGGCCCATAATGACTCGCGTCCGCTCATGGGACCGATCAGTTCGCCGCTTCCACGACCCATTCGCCCTGACGCATCAGCGGCACGCGGCTGCCGTCCTTGGTGATGCCGTCCACGTCAGTGGTGGGGCTGCCGATCATCCAGTCCACGTGGATCAGTGACTTGTTGCCGCCAGCAGCCAGCAGTTTCTCCTCGTCGCTGCCGCCTGCGATGTTGGTGGAGTAGCAACGGCCCTGAGCGATGTGAGAAGCGGCGTTCTCATCAAAGAGGGTCATGTTGAACAGCGTGCCGGTCTGTGCGACCGGAGCCGAGGCCGGAACCAGCGCGATCTCGCCCAGGTGTGCGGCGCTCTCGTCAGTATCCAGCAGTTGCTTGAGGGTTTCCTCGCCCGTTTCGGCACTGACCGACACGGCCTTGCCGTCCTTGAACTCCATGCGGATCCCCTGAATCAGCGTGCCGCGCACCGACAGCGACTTGGAAGCCACGGCCACGCCGTCTACCCGGTCACGGTGCGGCGCGGTAAACACCTCGTCGGTGGGCATGTTGGGTACGGTGCTGTTGCCGGTGGCACCCGCCATCGCGCCGCCGTCCCAGACGTGACCGTCGGCCAGGCCCACCGTCAGGTCGGTGCCTTCGGGGTTGCTGAAGTGCACGGCGCTGAACTGCTGGTCGTTCAGGTAATGGGTCAGTCTGGCCAGGCGGTCGGTGTGGTCCTTCCAGGCGGCCACCGGGTCGTTTTCGTTGATCCGCGACACGGTGAAGATGTCTTCCCACAGCCGCGCTACGGCGTCTTCTTCGCTCAGGTCAGGGTACACGTTCTTGGCCCAGGCCGAGGAAGCCACCGCGCCCAGCGACCAGTCCACCGTATGCCCGGTAATGGCCGCAGATACCTTTTCGCCCATCTGCGCCGTTTTTTTGGAGCGTTCGGCAATAAGTGCGCCGTCCACTCCGGCCAGCAGGTTGGGATCATCTCCGCGCAGGCCAATGCGGGCGTAGCCGTCATCCACCATGCGCTCGGCCTGCTCCATAGCCCACTCGGGCATGAACAGTGCAGCTTCACGGCCACCTTCAGTCAGGCGCAATTTTTCCAGCTCCTCGTCGCGCCACTCGACACGGACGTCCAAGGCGCCGCGCCTATAGGCCACACGCACCATTTCGTGCACCAGTGGCCTCGCATCCAGCGGGGCATTGATCAGCAGCTTGCCGCCACTTTGCAGCGCTACGCCAGCTTCGACCAATACGCGGGCGTACTCGTTCAGCTTCTCGTCAAATGTTTTGGACATTTGGTCAGTCTAGCCCTTTCAGACTCCTGGGCCATAACCCAGCACCTGACAGCCAAAGAGAGAAATGAGGTGTGCAATGTCTTTTTTTAGCGTCCCGGATTAAAGATTCAGTAAACCTCTACGGACTACTGCCCCGTCGGCACTGGGCTGGGCATCCGCTAGTCTTAGAGATATGAATTACAAATCAAGGTGGTTGATCTGTACCCTGGGCCTCAGTCTGGGCGGCGCAGCACTGGCTGGTGTCGCAGGCGGCAGCAGCACTCCTATCGTGGACCCAGTAACGGCTCCTGTGTCCATTACGGTGCCTGCCCTGCCGCTGAACGCTGCGCCAGTGGTCCCAGCCACCGAGGCAGGGCCAGTCACTCCTGAAACTCCAGTTCCGGTTCAGACCCCAGCGCCGGTGACTCCTGCGCCTGTCACCCCTGCCCAGGCCGCCGAGCAGCCGACTGGACTGCCCGCTGGCGTCACTTATGTGACCCAGGCCGAGGGCATCCGCGAGTACCGCCTGGACAACGGTCTGCGCGTGTTGCTGTTCCCTGATCCTTCTGCGGGCACCTTCACCCTGAACACCACCTACTTGGTGGGCAGCGTGCACGAGAACTACGGCGAAACCGGCATGGCGCACCTGCTGGAGCACCTGGTCTTTAAAGGTACGGAGACCGGCGGCAACATCATGCAGGAACTGGGCCAACGCGGCGCCGACTTCAACGGAACCACCTGGTTGGACCGCACCAACTACTTCGAGACGCTGAACAACACAGGCGACAACCTGGCCTGGGCCATCGGGATGGAAGCGGACCGGATGGTCAACTCGCGGATCAGCGGCGACGACCTCAAGACCGAAATGACCGTGGTCCGCAACGAATTCGAAGCAGGCGAAAACGATCCGGTGGGCCTGACCCTCAAAGAAACCCAGTCGGCGGCCTACGACTGGCACAACTACGGCAACTCCACCATCGGCAACCGCTCGGACGTAGAAAACGTGCCGATTGACCGCCTCCAGGCCTTTTACCGCACGTACTACCAACCAGACAACGCCGTAGTGACTCTGGCCGGAAATTTTGACGAAGCGCAGGCACTGGCACTCATCGCCGAGAAGTTCGGGGCCATTCCCCGCCCCACCCGCACCCTGCCGGCGCTCTACACCCGCGAACCCGCCCAGAACGGCGAGCGGCTGGTGAATGTGCGCCGGGTAGGCGACCAGCAACTGCTGCTGGCGGCCTACCATGTGCCCAGCGTGCGCCACCCTGACTATCCGGCCCTGGCGGTTCTGGCCCAGATCTTGGGGGACGTGCCGGGCGGCCTGCTGCATCAAGCCCTGGTGCCGAGCGGTCAGGCCCGCAGCACGCTGGTCTATCCCATGACGGTCAGCCAGCCAGGTCTGCTGATGGGCGGCGCCATTTTGGACAAGTCCGATGATCTGGAACGTGCCCAGGCCACGCTGCTAGGTACCCTGGAAGGCACCGGTCAGCGAACCTTTACCGAGGAAGAAGTGGCCCGCGCCAAGCAGACGTACGCCGCCAGCTACCGTCAGCTGCTGACCCAGCCGAAACAGGTGGGGGTTGCCCTGAGCGAGAGCATCGCCAGCGGCGACTGGCGCCTGTCGTTCAAGCTGCGTGATGACATTGAACAGGTCACGGTGGCCGATGTGCAGCGGGTGGCCGCCACCTACTTCAAGCCCAGCAACCGCACCCTGGGCCGATTTATTCCCACTGCTACGCCCGACCGGGTCGAAGTGGGGGTGGCTCCCAGCCCCGAAGAGGCCTCCAAGGACTTTGTGGGCCGCGAAGGGCTGAGTGCTGGTGAGCAGCTGGACGCCACTCCAGCGGCGCTGGAAGGCCGCGTGATCCGCGAACAGGTCGGGGACGTGTCTCTGGTCCTCTTGCCCAAAGAAACCCGTGGCGACCGGGTCGAGCTGGCCCTGGCCCTGGACTACGGCAACCCTGACACCATCCGTGAGGTGGGCGCAGCGGCCCAGTTCTTGCCTAACCTCCTGACGCGCGGCAGCGAAGGCCTGACCCGCCAACAACTCAAGGACCGCCTGGAAACGATCAACTCCACCCTGACCGTCACCGGAGACGGCAGCGGCCTGGTTGTCAGGCTAAGCACTGAGCGTGAGCACCTGCCTGAAGCCCTAGAACTGCTGCGTTCGGTCCTGCGTGAACCCACCTTCCCACAGAGCGAATTTGCCGAGCTGCAAAACCTGACCCTGACCACCCTGGAAGCGGGCCGCAGCGAACCGCAGAATGTGGCGCTGCGCCGTCTGAGCCGCGTGTTTATGCCCGAAGGCGCAGTACGTGGCGACATCGAATACTCGCCCTCGCTGGACGAGGAACTGGAAGATGTCCGCGCCGTGAAGGTAGAGGACGTCAGCCGCTTTTATGAGGAGGTGGTCGGCGCTGGCCGCGCCCGCCTGAGCGTGGTGGGCGACTTTGAGCCCCAGACCGTGCGTGAGGCGGTGCCCACGCTGCTGGGCGACTTTGACAGCCCCGTGACCTACGAGCGCTTTGTGCCCACACTGACCACCCCGGCAGGCGCCCAGGAAGTCATCAACGTGCCTGACAAGGCCAACGCGGTGTACTTTGCCCAGCTGAACTACCCGCTGCGCGATGACCACCCTGACAAGGCAGCGCTGGACGTGGCCCTCAAGATCTTCGGGGGGGGAACCGACACTCGGCTCTTCAACCGCCTGCGCCAGCAGGACGGCCTGAGCTACGGGGCCTACGCCTACGCCAACCAGTCCAGCCGCGACGAATACGGCAATCTGCTGACCTTCGCCATCTACAACCCAGCGGTGCGTGAAAAGGTTTCAGCGGCCATGGGTGAGGAGTTCCGCCGCATTGCCACCGGGGGCTTTACCGAGGCCGAAGTCAACAATGCCCGCGCCGCGCTGCTGCAAGAAGCCCGCGCCGCCTACGCGAGCGACGCCACCTTGGCCGCCGAGCTGCTGACCCAGGCTGATCTGGGGCGCACTTTCGCCTTCCAGCAGGAGTGGGAACAGCGCTTAAGCGCCGTCACCCCTGCCGCTGCTCAGGCCGCCTTCGTGAAGTACTTGAACCCGGACGACCTGGTCGAAGTCCAGGTCGGCACGTTCGAATAAGAAGTAGGCAGTGAGACATAGGGCGAGAGGCCAGAAATACTCCTGACCTTTCGCCTTTCTGTGCTGCTCGGCACGGCGGGCCAGCCTCTTGAGCCTACCCACCACAACAACTATGCCAACTCGTCCAGCACCCGGTAATAGTCCAGCCGCATTTCATCCACCAGCTCGCGGCCATAGGTGTCCAAGAAGACATCCACCCATTTCTGCCCCAGGTTGCGCCCGATAGAGCGGGCCGCCAGTGCCAGGTCCACGTGGCGGTCAGCCAGCCCGGCGCGGCCTACGTCAACCAGCCCCTCGACATACTCGCCCTGCACGATGAAGTTGGGCAGGCAGGCGTCACCGTGCGTGACCACGATGTCTTCGGTCTGGGGACGGTGTTGCACCAGCCAGACGAGCACCTCTACCGCTGATTGGCCCACGCGTTCATCATCAAAATCGGTCTGATCTACCACATTCGCTGCGACTCGCTCACGTGCCAGCCGCAGCGACACCGGCAGGGTCATGTTGAAGGGGCAGTCGCGGGGAGGCAGGCTGTGCAGCCCCCGCAGCGCCCGCGCCAGCAGGCCCGCCATCCGCTCGGCGTGCAAGGTGGCGTCGGGGTGACTCATGGGAATGCCGGGGACGCGCTCCATCGCCAGATATTCGTGTGTGCTGTCGGCAAAGTAGCCCAGCACCCTCGGCACGGGTACGCGGCCAGCCAACCACCGCAGCCGCTCACGCTCGTCGGCCAGCGAAGTGACAGCCGGATGCAGGTGCGGCTGGATCTTGAGAAGGTGCCGACTGGACCGCCAGACCTCGGCCCCACTCTGGCCCAACGTGACCGGCTCCCAGCGGGCAGCGGGCAGGACACGGCTAAAAGCTGTGGGAACATTCGGGCCAGGGCGCTCGGACATAGGCAGAAGTCTAAGGGGCGGGAGGTCAGAGCGCCTAACACGGTAGGACCGTCTTCAAATGCCCGGCGCGGCGTTCTGATCAGCCCAGAGGTAGCGGGCGGCCAGTGTGCGGTGGGGACTCCAGGCCTGGACCACCGCTGCGTGATCTTGGCCCGGATAGTGACGCTCCAGGCCCTTACGCAGCGCCAGATCCCCGAAACTGAAGACGTCCGGGTGGCCCAGCGCGAACATCATGAACATCTCGGCAGTCCAGCGACCCACCCCACGCAGCGGCAACAACTCCGCCAGGATCAGGCTCTCCGGCTGCCCAGCCAGCGCAGCAAAGTCCACCTGATCCTCGGCAGCGGCGCGGGCAATGTCCTGCACCGAACGCACTTTGGCCCACGACAGGCCCAGGGCCCGTAACTCATCGGGGGTGGTCGCCAGCAGGGCAGGGGCGGTCACTTCACCCAGTGCCGCTTCCAGTCGGCCATAGATGCTGCGCGCCGCCTTGACGCTGAGCTGCTGGCCCACCACCGAGCGAATCAGGCGGGCAAAGGGATCAGGCGCCACTTCCAAGCTGGGAAGGTCACCGTAGCGAGCGATCAATCCCGCCATGACAGGATCACGGCCCAGATGGGCGTAGGCGGCGGGCAACGTGGGGTTCATCTCACCAGAGTAACGGCCGTGCTGAATACCTCATGAAGACGTCCCCAAGCTGCGCCCCCACGTCATGGGCATATCTGCCTAAGATGAATTTTTCTTAAAGGAGCCTTCATAGTGCGGAGCGGACACTATTTGTTACCAAGTAAATTTTCTACCCTGATGAACATGAACCGTCAGTATGCCCTGATCTCCGCCATGCTGCTTGGCAGCGCTGCTGCGCAGTCGGCCACCACGTCCACCGTGATCGGTGAGGTCACGCTGACCCGTCCTGCCACCGTGCAGTCTCCCACCGAGGAAGTTCAGACCCTGACCACGGTGGAGCCGATTACCCCGCCCAGCAGTGAGACGGCCCAGGCCGCACAGCCTGAAGCACCTGAAGAAGAAGTGGCGGCACCCGCTGTCACCACTGCCCCTGCCGAAGTGACTGAAGAAGCTCCTGAACAGGTCGCCGAGCCGGTACAGCCTGCCGAGAGCGCCGCTCCCGTCACGGCTCCTGTGACTCCGGTGACGCCTCCCAGCAGTGCCAATCCCCCTATCGTGGTTCCGGCGCCCAAGCAGACTGCTCCAGCGGCGACCCAGCAACCTGCTCCAGCCCAAGCTGTGCCAGCCACCCCTGCACCCGCGCAGGCGACCCCTGCTCAGCAGACCACCCAGCCAGCAGCCCCTGCACCCCAGGCCGCTCCTCAGCCCACGGCCACCACTTCTGCAGGGCAGAGCGCCACCGCGCCCAGCCACCTGCCTACCGGCTGGCGTCACCTGAGCGGCGAGATCGCCGGGTCCAAGTCGGTGGTTCTGCCTGCAGGCAGCAAGGTGCAAGTGGCGATTGAAGCGGTCAACCGCGCTACCGGCCAGCACAGCACCCACCTGGTCGTGGGCTTCGGCACGGAAATGCTGGGCACCACCTACAACCTGAACTACAACCCTGCCCGTCTGAACACTGCTCAGTACGACTACGTGGTGCAGGCCAAGGTATTTGACGCTGATGGCGACATGATCTACATGTCTGATACCAAGCAGCCGCTGCCCGCTGACCTGGCCGCCAAGCTGAAGATTGATATGAACTTCTAAAGCCTTTAGCTTTGTTCAAGAAAAGAGCGGTCTGCACGCGATCAAGCGGTTCAGGCCGCTTTTCTGTGGCTGCATGTTCGGCAGCGCTGCAAGCAGAACTACACTCGCAGGCCCAAAACTGATTATGTTGAGGCCTATGAAACGTCAAGTCACCCTGACTGCATTGGCCACTCTCCTGGCGGGCGCTGCCCTGGCCCAGAACTCTTCTACGACCATTGGGAACGTCACCATCACC
The sequence above is a segment of the Deinococcus radiophilus genome. Coding sequences within it:
- the cmk gene encoding (d)CMP kinase; translated protein: MIITIDGVAASGKSTVASGVARALGVPYISSGLLYRAVTLCGLEEALAGGDLRVLERLEAQPPRLEPRAEGNQVWRGERDITPDLHATRIDAGVSAYAALPEVRAWVDDQLRGLPRPFVAEGRDMGTNVFPQAGAKFYLTASPRVRAERRSSERPDELDAIEAALIERDARDAAQSAPAADALVIDTGELSAQEVIDLIVREVEGKRLKTEN
- a CDS encoding aminopeptidase, encoding MSKTFDEKLNEYARVLVEAGVALQSGGKLLINAPLDARPLVHEMVRVAYRRGALDVRVEWRDEELEKLRLTEGGREAALFMPEWAMEQAERMVDDGYARIGLRGDDPNLLAGVDGALIAERSKKTAQMGEKVSAAITGHTVDWSLGAVASSAWAKNVYPDLSEEDAVARLWEDIFTVSRINENDPVAAWKDHTDRLARLTHYLNDQQFSAVHFSNPEGTDLTVGLADGHVWDGGAMAGATGNSTVPNMPTDEVFTAPHRDRVDGVAVASKSLSVRGTLIQGIRMEFKDGKAVSVSAETGEETLKQLLDTDESAAHLGEIALVPASAPVAQTGTLFNMTLFDENAASHIAQGRCYSTNIAGGSDEEKLLAAGGNKSLIHVDWMIGSPTTDVDGITKDGSRVPLMRQGEWVVEAAN
- a CDS encoding M16 family metallopeptidase; its protein translation is MNYKSRWLICTLGLSLGGAALAGVAGGSSTPIVDPVTAPVSITVPALPLNAAPVVPATEAGPVTPETPVPVQTPAPVTPAPVTPAQAAEQPTGLPAGVTYVTQAEGIREYRLDNGLRVLLFPDPSAGTFTLNTTYLVGSVHENYGETGMAHLLEHLVFKGTETGGNIMQELGQRGADFNGTTWLDRTNYFETLNNTGDNLAWAIGMEADRMVNSRISGDDLKTEMTVVRNEFEAGENDPVGLTLKETQSAAYDWHNYGNSTIGNRSDVENVPIDRLQAFYRTYYQPDNAVVTLAGNFDEAQALALIAEKFGAIPRPTRTLPALYTREPAQNGERLVNVRRVGDQQLLLAAYHVPSVRHPDYPALAVLAQILGDVPGGLLHQALVPSGQARSTLVYPMTVSQPGLLMGGAILDKSDDLERAQATLLGTLEGTGQRTFTEEEVARAKQTYAASYRQLLTQPKQVGVALSESIASGDWRLSFKLRDDIEQVTVADVQRVAATYFKPSNRTLGRFIPTATPDRVEVGVAPSPEEASKDFVGREGLSAGEQLDATPAALEGRVIREQVGDVSLVLLPKETRGDRVELALALDYGNPDTIREVGAAAQFLPNLLTRGSEGLTRQQLKDRLETINSTLTVTGDGSGLVVRLSTEREHLPEALELLRSVLREPTFPQSEFAELQNLTLTTLEAGRSEPQNVALRRLSRVFMPEGAVRGDIEYSPSLDEELEDVRAVKVEDVSRFYEEVVGAGRARLSVVGDFEPQTVREAVPTLLGDFDSPVTYERFVPTLTTPAGAQEVINVPDKANAVYFAQLNYPLRDDHPDKAALDVALKIFGGGTDTRLFNRLRQQDGLSYGAYAYANQSSRDEYGNLLTFAIYNPAVREKVSAAMGEEFRRIATGGFTEAEVNNARAALLQEARAAYASDATLAAELLTQADLGRTFAFQQEWEQRLSAVTPAAAQAAFVKYLNPDDLVEVQVGTFE
- a CDS encoding APH(3') family aminoglycoside O-phosphotransferase is translated as MSERPGPNVPTAFSRVLPAARWEPVTLGQSGAEVWRSSRHLLKIQPHLHPAVTSLADERERLRWLAGRVPVPRVLGYFADSTHEYLAMERVPGIPMSHPDATLHAERMAGLLARALRGLHSLPPRDCPFNMTLPVSLRLARERVAANVVDQTDFDDERVGQSAVEVLVWLVQHRPQTEDIVVTHGDACLPNFIVQGEYVEGLVDVGRAGLADRHVDLALAARSIGRNLGQKWVDVFLDTYGRELVDEMRLDYYRVLDELA
- a CDS encoding DNA-3-methyladenine glycosylase family protein, which encodes MNPTLPAAYAHLGRDPVMAGLIARYGDLPSLEVAPDPFARLIRSVVGQQLSVKAARSIYGRLEAALGEVTAPALLATTPDELRALGLSWAKVRSVQDIARAAAEDQVDFAALAGQPESLILAELLPLRGVGRWTAEMFMMFALGHPDVFSFGDLALRKGLERHYPGQDHAAVVQAWSPHRTLAARYLWADQNAAPGI
- a CDS encoding YbaY family lipoprotein; this translates as MNRQYALISAMLLGSAAAQSATTSTVIGEVTLTRPATVQSPTEEVQTLTTVEPITPPSSETAQAAQPEAPEEEVAAPAVTTAPAEVTEEAPEQVAEPVQPAESAAPVTAPVTPVTPPSSANPPIVVPAPKQTAPAATQQPAPAQAVPATPAPAQATPAQQTTQPAAPAPQAAPQPTATTSAGQSATAPSHLPTGWRHLSGEIAGSKSVVLPAGSKVQVAIEAVNRATGQHSTHLVVGFGTEMLGTTYNLNYNPARLNTAQYDYVVQAKVFDADGDMIYMSDTKQPLPADLAAKLKIDMNF